The Plasmodium berghei ANKA genome assembly, chromosome: 12 genome contains a region encoding:
- a CDS encoding YEATS domain-containing protein, putative: MENRMQNVKLVKPMVVGTYAFLLSQQEKRKYGNMTHKWTCLLRCPNSSDLSLFVTKVVFELDPSFIYPKRVYTQPPYEVNEIGWGEFYLTVKVYFDDTSLSPISITHFVKLNTDSENEYTPCVVNETYEEIIFRNPTIRLYNKIVQSNSTKTAPHKFQEHFLKYNFKEDNYTKKYLQFQSKVQEEICDLMSEATILSKEINETQQKYFSMKAELGVSSDEN; this comes from the exons A tGGAAAATCGAATGCAAAATGTAAAGTTGGTAAAACCAATGGTTGTTGGGACTTATGCATTTTTGCTTTCCCAGCAG gaaaaaaggaaatatgGAAATATGACACATAAATGGACATGTTTATTAAGATGCCCTAATTCATCTGACCTTTCTTTATTTGTAACTAAAGTGGTTTTTGAATTAGATCCTTCTTTCATTTATCCCAAGAGAG TTTATACACAACCCCCTTACGAGGTAAATGAAATTGGCTGGGGTGAATTTTATCTGACAGTGAAAGTTTATTTTGATGATACTTCTTTGTCTCCTATTAGTATTACTCATTTTGTTAAG TTAAACACGGATTCCGAGAATGAATACACCCCTTGTGTCGTTAACGAG acatatgaagaaattatttttagaaatCCAACTATTCGATTGTACAATAAAATTGTCCAAAGCAACAGCACAAAAACAGCTCCTCATAAATTTCAGGAacatt TTTTGAAATACAACTTTAAAGAGGATAActacacaaaaaaatatctcCAATTTCAGTCGAAAGTGCAAGAGGAAATTTGTGATTTAATGTCTGAAGCAACTATACTATCGAAAGAG ATTAACGAAACccaacaaaaatatttttcaa tgaAAGCAGAACTCGGGGTTAGTAGCGATGAAAATTAg
- a CDS encoding V-type proton ATPase subunit a, putative, with protein sequence MGIFRSETMKHGTLVLPADRAREYMDCLGKQVDIQFIDMNEKTMKRQYKKYIQRIDDMERILRFLEENINKLPNVKIKKSKIENFLEHDNIYELDQVEESLNRLHVQFVRFCNNNKDLVDERNSAIEEKHVILTALNQLHPDMSKRSNLRTIHEDNIDENNLMNNSEEDASLSTHIMREGINMMFTNISGVIKTKDQESFSRTIFRALRGNTYTYFQNIDENMSNTDTLNNESSSMDNKIGENNNENKENNSGGNNNELKSVFVVYCHGSTHSSIYEKIMKICKAYDVRNYEWPKTYEQANKRLNELKEIINDKEKALKAYEEYFINEIFVLINVVEPNKNSLIEEWKLFCKKERHIYNNLNYFEGSDITLRCDCWYSVNDEEKIRHILMNKSTNDLVSALLLSDKLLTPNISPPTYIKTNEFTNTYQSMVDTYGIPRYGEINPAISTIVTFPFLFGIMYGDVGHGICIFLFALFLIIVHNRMKNKDSNSSGGNGGENNNEMLNMLFNGRYMLLLMGFFAIYAGFLYNDFFSMPLNLFTSMFEVDKVVDSVEYYKRKQILNAETGQMENAPPYIFGFDSKWLGADNELTYINSFKMKFSIIIGFFHMTFGVIIKGFNALYFKKKMDFFFEFLPQLVMMLSMIGYLVFLIIYKWITPIGYGGYKKQGIINTIINMYLLKEINKDNQFYEHQEIVQIIIITLFALCIPIMLICKPAIKTYKMIKEKKKRMAIHYQTVEKEMTNQFGGVGLIGAGIDEKNMIYSYGNNSMHKRVTKIGYDNIGAKNEDEYLLLKRKGKKTDDEMEAHLLGPSSYHSSNASNTNESFDEHEENISEIWIEQLIETIEFILGLISNTASYLRLWALSLAHQQLSLVFFEQTILSSLEKNTFMGVLISLIIFSQLFSILTIAVILCMDTLECFLHSLRLQWVEFQNKFYKGDGIPFKPFNIKKLLSDRE encoded by the exons ATGGGTATATTTAGATCAGAG ACGATGAAGCATGGGACGCTGGTTTTGCCAGCAGATCGAGCTAGGGAATACATGGATTGTTTAGGAAAACAAGTAGATATTCAATTTATAGATATGAATGAAAAAACGATGAAAAgacaatataaaaaatacatacaGCGTATAGATGATATGGAAAGAATACTTCGGTTtttagaagaaaatataaataaactaccaaatgtgaaaataaaaaaaagtaaaattgaaaattttttagaGCATGATAACATATATGAACTAGATCAAGTAGAAGAATCATTAAATAGATTACATGTACAATTTGTTCgtttttgtaataataataaagatttGGTTGATGAAAGAAATAGTGCAATTGAAGAGAAACATGTTATATTAACGGCATTAAATCAATTACATCCAGATATGTCAAAACGTTCAAATTTAAGAACTATACATGAAGACAATATTGATGAGAATAATCTTATGAACAATTCAGAAGAAGATGCATCATTATCTACACACATTATGCGAGAAGGAATAAATATGATGTTTACTAATATTTCTGGAGTAATTAAAACTAAAGATCAAGAAAGTTTTAGTAGAACCATATTTAGAGCATTAAGAGGTAATACATATACTTATTTTCAAAACATCGATGAAAATATGAGCAATACAGATACATTAAATAATGAGAGTAGTTCTAtggataataaaataggagaaaataataatgaaaataaagaaaataattctggaggaaataataatgaattgAAAAGTGTATTTGTTGTATATTGTCACGGATCAACACATAGTagtatatatgaaaaaataatgaaaatatgtaaaGCTTATGATGTAAGGAACTACGAATGGCCTAAAACATATGAACAAGCAAATAAAAgattaaatgaattaaaagaaataattaatgataaagaaaaagCTTTAAAAGCATATGAAGAATATTTCATAAATGAgatatttgtattaataaatgttGTTGaaccaaataaaaatagctTAATAGAAGAAtggaaattattttgtaaaaaggaaagacatatttataataatttgaattattttgaagGGAGTGATATAACGTTGCGTTGTGATTGTTGGTATAGTGTaaatgatgaagaaaaaatacgacatatattaatgaacAAATCAACGAATGATTTGGTATCTGCATTATTGCTTTCagataaattattaacacCAAATATATCGCCACCAACttatattaaaacaaatgaatTTACAAATACTTATCAATCAATGGTAGACACATATGGCATTCCACGATATGGTGAAATAAATCCAGCAATATCTACAATAGTTacttttccatttttatttggaaTAATGTATGGGGATGTTGGGCATGGaatttgcatatttttatttgcattatttttgataatagTTCATAATAGAATGAAGAATAAAGATAGTAATAGTTCTGGTGGAAATGGTggtgaaaataataatgaaatgtTAAATATGTTGTTTAATGGTAGATATATGTTACTATTAATGGGGTTTTTTGCTATATATGCTggatttttatataatgattttttttctatgcCTTTGAATCTTTTTACATCTATGTTTGAAGTAGATAAAGTAGTCGATTCTGtagaatattataaaagaaaacaaatattGAATGCTGAAACGGGGCAAATGGAAAATGCACCACCTTATATTTTTGGATTTGATTCTAAATGGTTAGGAGCAGATAATGaattaacatatataaattcttttaaaatgaaattttctattattattggaTTTTTTCATATGACATTTGGTGTTATAATAAAAGGATTTAatgcattatattttaaaaaaaaaatggattttttttttgaatttttgcCACAACTTGTTATGATGCTATCAATGATTGGGTatcttgtttttttaattatatataaatggaTAACCCCGATAGGATATGGtggatataaaaaacaggGAATTATTAACACAATTATcaatatgtatttattaaaagaaataaataaagataatcAATTTTATGAACATCAAGAAATTGTCCAGATTATAATTATCACGCTCTTTGCTTTATGCATACCTATTATGCTTATTTGTAAACCAGctataaaaacatataaaatgattaaagaaaaaaaaaaaagaatggCAATACATTATCAAACAgtagaaaaagaaatgacAAATCAATTTGGGGGAGTTGGTTTAATTGGAGCTGGaattgatgaaaaaaatatgatttattCTTATGGAAATAATTCAATGCATAAACGTGTTACTAAAATAGGATATGATAATATTGGtgcaaaaaatgaagatgaatatttattattgaaAAGAAAAGGAAAGAAAACAGATGATGAAATGGAAGCGCATCTGTTAGGTCCATCATCTTATCATTCATCAAATGCATCTAACACTAATGAGTCATTTGATGAGcatgaagaaaatatatcgGAAATATGGATAGAACAACTAATAGAAACAATTGAATTTATATTAGGACTTATAAGTAACACTGCTTCATATTTAAGGCTATGGGCATTATCATTAGCTCACCAACAATTATctttagttttttttgaaCAAACAATATTAAGCTcgttagaaaaaaatacatttatgGGTGTGCTTATAAGTTTGATCATATTTTCACAACTATTTTCAATACTTACCATAGCAGTTATATTATGTATGGATACATTAGAATGCTTTCTTCATTCTTTAAGATTGCAATGGGTTgaatttcaaaataaattttacaaaGGAGATGGAATACCATTTAAACCCTTCAACATAAAGAAGCTTCTTTCGGATAGAGAGTGA
- a CDS encoding protein tyrosine phosphatase has translation MLSLELPINSEKKENEKTNLNINLKKLNMKRLRNARNKKGLLSGRSTGSTNSKRKDGKIKSVVNKCNEVYKNKIYVSDYIYVLDNLNIEKNKITHIINAAGYECKNIFEDIYQYKTYYLNDDIYDDIYFVLLDSFYFIKTILKQNDDNKILIHCNKGISRSIIIIIFFLMNELNIDYFNAFKMVKKKRKLANPNMNLITQLLNMFNQKKEIITFVQYQINKLDKDKEENKENYEIYYNFNIFRIDAINGHITSTYIKRITNKTNTNTIIILDKRFNYIFTINFKEYFLLLFQEAFEEKYISLYNHFVFISNNFFNPICENTNKSIIRKNILEFLQNYIINVKVFDTVSELDQHYLSLQNFLKT, from the coding sequence atgtTAAGCCTCGAACTTCCAATAAATTCagagaaaaaagaaaatgaaaaaacaaatttaaatataaatcttAAAAAACTAAATATGAAAAGGTTAAGAAATGCACGAAATAAGAAAGGATTGTTAAGTGGAAGAAGTACAGGAAGTACGAACAGTAAAAGGAAAgatggaaaaataaaatcagttgtaaataaatgtaacgaagtatataaaaataaaatatatgttagtgattatatatatgtgttaGATAActtaaatatagaaaaaaataaaattacacATATAATTAATGCAGCAGGGTAtgaatgtaaaaatatatttgaagatatatatcaatataaaacatattatttaaatgatgatatatatgatgatatttattttgttttattagactctttttattttattaaaactattttaaaacaaaatgatgataataaaattctTATACATTGTAATAAGGGTATATCAAGATcaatcataataataatattttttcttatgaatgaattaaatatagattATTTTAACGCCTTTAAAATGgttaagaaaaaaagaaaattagCTAATCCTAACATGAATTTAATAACacaattattaaatatgtttaatcaaaaaaaagaaataataacatttgTTCAAtatcaaattaataaacTAGATAAGgataaagaagaaaataaggaaaattatgaaatttattataattttaacatttttagaATTGATGCTATAAATGGACATATAACAtcaacatatataaaaagaataacaaataaaactaatacaaatactataattatattggataaaagatttaattatatatttacaataaattttaaagaatattttttgttgcTATTTCAAGAAGCCTTTGAGGAAAAGTATATATCTTTGTATaatcattttgtttttatttctaacaatttttttaatccaatttgtgaaaatacaaataaatctattattagaaaaaatattcttgAATTTTTGCAAAACTATATAATTAATGTCAAAGTATTCGATACTGTTTCCGAGTTAGATCAGCATTATTTAAgtttacaaaattttttaaaaacataa